Below is a genomic region from Salvelinus fontinalis isolate EN_2023a chromosome 2, ASM2944872v1, whole genome shotgun sequence.
CGCCTCAGAGTCCTCAACCACCTCACATGGCTCCACCCACGTAGAGCACTTCCTGCTCAGCCAGATGGTTCACTTCCTGCAGGATAACCTGTTCCTCATCCTAGTTTTCTTCACACTCTTCATCACTATCTTCCTCATTCTTTGCTGTGCTTGCATCATGAGCCGCAAACGAAAGATCAATGCCTACTACCCCTCGTCCTTCCCCTCTAAGATGTACGTGGACCAGGGGGACAAGACCGGAGGTACCAAGCTTTTCAACGAGGTGCCAGAGAAACCCTCCAACCGGCAGCAGGCTGAGCCAGTGGACTCCAGCAAGAAgctccatcatgacatcatgaaGGCAGCCAAGAACCTCCGCACTCTCTCCAAGCCTCCcctgggagagcgagagggaaaagacCCCACACAGATATCTGCAGCAGCAGAGAAAAGTCATGAGGTGAATGTTCAGGCTGTGGGAGAAATAATAGAGAAAGACAATCAGCCATCAAATCCACCAGAGCTgagtgaggaggaggaatgccagCTCTCAGTCAATGAAGCCCAACATAGCAGCTGCCCTGAGCAGTCAGAAATCCTTCCGGAACAGACAGGCCTAAAAAAGGATGATGAGTCATTCACAGGAGCTGAGTCTCCATCTGGCCAAGGGCACTCACAGGCTCAGCAGGAAGAGGACAGGCAAGAGGACTCCACTGTCACACTGTCTATTCCGTTGATCACTGGAGAGAAAACAGCATTTTAGCTATGCTCTCGACACTATGTTTGATCTCAATGGTTTTGACCAATTTTGCATGAGTGACAATATTTAAGGCAAAGCTGTCAGCTTTGTTTACCGCTCTTTGGATTTACCAAATTATGTCTGTTCAGTTGTATGTAATTATAtagttgatttacttctgtttcCCAGGAGTCATCTTTCAATGTATCTCTCTCTAAAGGGTTAACACTATGTAACCTGCCATCTTTCAATGTGTCTCCCTAAAAGTATAACACTATGTGACCTGCCATCTTTCAATGTCTCCCTAAAAGTACAACACTATGTGACCTGCCATCTTTCAAAGTCTCCCTAAAAGTACAACACTATGTGACCTGCCATCTTTCAATGTCTCCTTAAAAGTACAACACTATGTGACCTGCCATCTTTCAATGTATCTCTCTCTAAAGGGTTAACACTATGTGACCTGCCATctttcaatgtctctctctctaaagggttAACACTATGTGACCTGACCATACACTCCTATATATGCTCTCTTGTTTGAGGTTTCTGTgttgtttttatttgtatttgtacAATGGCCAAAGTAATGGTGCTGCatcttgtttttctctctcttccattcTTTGGTAGGTTAGTGAGGTGTTAATCCTAGGTTAGAGATCATTTTCAGGGCAATTTGTGGTTGCTTTTTCTTGAACAACAAATATGGATAAGTACAGGGTAAGTTAGCCTATTTAGAATCCCAGAGTTAAATACTTACACACTCCTCTCTAACATGTAGGGTCAGCTTTCCCGAACAGTCTCATTACAAGTCAGAATGTTGAACACACTTTATTTAAATTTACTTTACCTGTTGTCCACCGATTTTGTCCTTATGTCAGAGATAATCTGATACAAAATATCCACAGAGAAGCATTATCAAGCGGACTTCAGTATGCTGGTCTGTATATCATATGTATTTCCGCGTTTAATTGTCAATACTGACGCATATCGCAAGTGACAAACACTTGCAGAATATGGCTGAGCTTAACCGAACCACAGACCAAAAGGCAAACACTTCCAGCTGATTGCAAGGAAACTGCTTCGGTTGACAACTTTCGGTTACATTTGGCTATTGTGCATCATGTGAAATGCATCAGGTGATTGAAAATACTTGCCAGAATTACAAACATATAGAGCCATATACATACTGGCGCCCCCAAAAGTCTTGTTAATAATACTTTCCTGTGGACGTTTTCTCTCCACTAAGTCCAACAGCCCAGAGGACCGGTATAGTACGTTTAAATATCACGTTTTATCAACATTCTAGCTTGTAGAGACTATTGTGTATTTTTTACAGCGACTCCGAGTAACCATGGTAACCGTCTAACGTTTAGACAAAGGTTAAGTTCCCCATGAGCACCTCATGGTGCAGCATCTGCCACAACTTGAACTcagacagtatgtctccaacATTAAGGGAGGTATTTTTACGTTATAaaacctgtgtttgtgtagtttgTCTAATGTTAATCCTGTCTCTTGAAAAATTTCCATTAAATGTCCCAATCTGGAGTTCAATAAATACCAAATGGCTGTCACCCCGCCATTGGTTTTGGTAAAGAGCTGAGAGAAAtagaaccactctcaaattcatagacagagctatggatacaaggactgaaCATCCATGAGCTCAAattgatagttttaaccatgttttgaagctatacagtatgtttacaaacattgggagTAAAACAAGTATATTTGGGGTTTTTATGGGGtgcaacagttgaactaagctcatggaGTATTTCTAAGTTCTACTCATCAAGAACCATTGGCTATATATATATGCATCATTAATTTAAAGCtctaatatgtaactttttgggcaacctgagcaaattcacatagaaatgacttgtgtcattctcattgaaagcaagtctaaaaaGCGGGAGATCTGTTccatgcttcccgttcttaagttagTTTTACAGTCTTTGACTTTCGGTTTTGAACAACAGCTTCAAACACAATATTTTTGCTTACGTAAAAcgtatttcacagcggtttagatgttacaattattctctacactatacttgcttttGTCAAActaaaattaggcaaactattacaatttcagcaaccaggaaatggcagagcaattTCTGCAAAGTGCACAGTCCAAAAGTAGATGTAGCAACTCAGAAATGACCCATTAAGGGACAACCGTTGCTCTGCTGCAGACCCAGGTCCTGTGAAAGAACTTGGGAAAGCACCAAACATAGCAGTCTACTCTACTCGTACTGTGCCTTTACAATGCAGGCTGGTTAGTcgtgtgtatgtgtattgtgGTTGAAAACATGACCAGACACACACCAAAAATGGTTGTAGAGGTGCTGCTTTCTTTATTTTTCAGTGTTCTTTGGTTGAATATGGTAGAAATTGTGGAGACAGTAAAGAGTTTCTAAAATGTGTTGTGTTTGGTATTTGATAAAAGCAGAACCATTATCTGCATTTATGGATGAAGTCAGAATGTATTTACATGGCTCAGGATAAAGTATGCcaatgatgccatctagtggagAATACAAGCATTGCTCTAATTTCTGGTAGTC
It encodes:
- the LOC129814830 gene encoding transmembrane protein 119-like gives rise to the protein MMFLMALHLIGLLVTLWSSSPSLATPLPFNISLEGSAEGEELDSLIDTPSPPATSGPASESSTTSHGSTHVEHFLLSQMVHFLQDNLFLILVFFTLFITIFLILCCACIMSRKRKINAYYPSSFPSKMYVDQGDKTGGTKLFNEVPEKPSNRQQAEPVDSSKKLHHDIMKAAKNLRTLSKPPLGEREGKDPTQISAAAEKSHEVNVQAVGEIIEKDNQPSNPPELSEEEECQLSVNEAQHSSCPEQSEILPEQTGLKKDDESFTGAESPSGQGHSQAQQEEDRQEDSTVTLSIPLITGEKTAF